A portion of the Paenibacillus hamazuiensis genome contains these proteins:
- a CDS encoding class I SAM-dependent methyltransferase, translating into MIENMLQDKWLFFSKFMRSPKTIGSVVPSSRFLAAKMVSAVPWERASAIAELGCGTGAITKFIRNANCGDASVLLFEKDPLLRNELMHRYPEYICCSDAFGMRGYMEMAGIRQLDAVISGLPFFNFAETAREQLLEEIDYCLKPGGQFVAFQYTLQMKKALQRKFAIESISFVPWNVPPAFVYVCRKK; encoded by the coding sequence ATGATCGAAAATATGCTTCAGGACAAATGGCTTTTTTTCAGCAAATTTATGCGCTCGCCGAAGACGATAGGGAGCGTCGTGCCAAGCTCGAGGTTTCTTGCCGCAAAAATGGTATCCGCCGTCCCTTGGGAACGGGCCTCGGCGATTGCCGAGCTGGGCTGCGGCACCGGCGCGATCACGAAATTCATCAGGAATGCGAATTGCGGCGATGCATCCGTACTCTTGTTCGAAAAAGACCCGCTGCTGCGAAACGAGCTCATGCACCGTTATCCGGAATATATTTGCTGTTCGGACGCCTTTGGCATGAGGGGGTACATGGAAATGGCCGGCATACGGCAGCTCGATGCCGTCATCAGCGGATTGCCGTTTTTTAATTTCGCAGAGACGGCGAGGGAGCAGCTGCTGGAAGAAATCGACTACTGCCTGAAGCCGGGCGGCCAATTTGTCGCATTTCAATACACGCTGCAAATGAAAAAGGCGCTGCAGCGCAAATTCGCAATCGAATCGATTTCGTTCGTTCCCTGGAACGTCCCGCCCGCTTTCGTGTACGTATGCCGCAAAAAATAG
- a CDS encoding SDR family oxidoreductase, producing the protein MRAFVTGATGLLGNNLVRLLVREGYEVKALARSAGKAKKLLGDTGASIVVGDMNDVEAFAPELAGCDVLFHTAAYFREAFSAQGDHWPALEKVNITGTVRLFELARRHGVGKIIHTSSNATIARRPNGQRSDEDDLLPAEQALTPYARSKVLGDKAIADLVKEHRFPVVTVLPAWMFGPGDAAPTSSGRFVLDFVNRRIPGTFDSGFDIVDARDVARAMLAAVTKGRGGERYIVSAAHVSLADLCRALEQATGIPAPKRTMPTAVMYTVAWVSQQIASLTKGETNLTVDSVRVLTHKLRTDSGKARKELKIAFRPIEETLRDTAEWLRVNRSN; encoded by the coding sequence ATGCGCGCATTTGTGACAGGGGCGACCGGATTGCTCGGCAATAATCTGGTCCGGCTGCTCGTTCGGGAAGGTTATGAGGTAAAGGCGCTTGCGCGGTCTGCGGGCAAAGCGAAGAAGCTTCTGGGGGATACCGGAGCGAGCATCGTGGTCGGCGATATGAACGATGTCGAAGCGTTCGCACCGGAACTGGCGGGATGCGACGTGCTGTTTCATACGGCCGCCTATTTCCGGGAGGCGTTTTCGGCGCAGGGCGATCATTGGCCGGCGCTGGAGAAGGTCAACATTACAGGCACCGTACGGCTGTTCGAGCTTGCGCGCCGTCACGGCGTCGGCAAAATCATTCATACGAGCAGCAACGCAACGATCGCGAGGCGCCCGAATGGGCAGCGAAGCGACGAAGACGACCTGCTGCCGGCGGAACAAGCGCTCACCCCGTATGCGCGAAGCAAGGTGCTCGGCGATAAGGCGATAGCGGATCTCGTAAAGGAGCATCGTTTCCCGGTCGTCACCGTGCTGCCTGCCTGGATGTTCGGGCCCGGCGATGCCGCACCGACCAGCAGCGGGAGGTTTGTGCTTGATTTCGTGAACCGGCGCATTCCCGGAACGTTCGACTCCGGCTTCGATATCGTGGATGCGCGCGACGTCGCCCGGGCGATGCTCGCCGCCGTAACGAAGGGGAGAGGCGGTGAGCGGTACATCGTTTCCGCCGCACATGTCAGCCTGGCCGATTTGTGCCGCGCACTTGAGCAGGCGACCGGAATTCCCGCGCCGAAACGCACGATGCCGACGGCGGTGATGTATACGGTGGCCTGGGTATCCCAGCAAATCGCTTCGCTCACTAAGGGAGAGACCAACCTGACGGTCGATTCCGTGCGCGTGCTGACGCACAAGCTTCGCACCGACTCGGGCAAAGCAAGAAAAGAGCTGAAAATCGCGTTCCGCCCGATTGAGGAAACGCTTCGCGACACCGCCGAATGGTTGCGTGTAAACCGGTCGAACTAA
- a CDS encoding MFS transporter, producing MTYGTGLTLLLISLSEAQNWGWASGKTIGLFAAALLLWIAFVFIEKKAAHPLFHLGLLAYRDYSIGLGITMSYCIGYFAVTILLTLYLQGALHLSPLESGLLLIPLSVPQLFTAPFGGKLADRVGPAKMILLGSFLIGFALLMLGQLDPELSNMAVIVPLLIISAATGLSWPSLAKAVLSAAPQEQAGSASGMFWTVYNMCRAISQALALAVVQSAAKTDVASQLLSGAEGYEWGQSKDALIHASNIGFRFFAIFLALAVVLGLFLLQPQHKNAREAANMK from the coding sequence TTGACGTATGGAACAGGTTTAACCCTGCTGCTGATCTCTTTGTCCGAGGCGCAAAATTGGGGATGGGCATCGGGAAAAACGATCGGGCTGTTCGCAGCAGCGCTGCTGCTTTGGATTGCCTTCGTTTTCATTGAGAAGAAGGCAGCGCATCCTTTGTTTCATCTTGGTCTTCTCGCTTACCGGGATTACTCGATTGGGCTCGGAATCACAATGAGTTACTGTATAGGTTATTTCGCCGTCACCATTCTGCTCACGCTCTATTTGCAAGGAGCTCTGCACCTCAGTCCATTGGAGTCCGGGTTATTGCTGATTCCGCTTTCCGTGCCCCAGCTGTTCACAGCTCCGTTCGGAGGCAAGCTTGCCGATCGCGTCGGCCCCGCGAAAATGATTCTGCTCGGCTCATTTCTAATCGGTTTCGCGCTGCTGATGCTTGGGCAGCTCGACCCCGAGCTGTCGAACATGGCGGTCATCGTTCCGCTTTTGATCATTTCTGCGGCAACCGGGCTTTCCTGGCCGTCGCTTGCAAAAGCAGTGCTATCGGCCGCTCCGCAAGAGCAAGCCGGTTCCGCATCAGGCATGTTCTGGACCGTATACAACATGTGTCGGGCTATCAGCCAAGCGCTTGCGCTTGCAGTAGTTCAGTCGGCAGCCAAGACCGACGTTGCTTCACAATTGTTGTCCGGAGCGGAAGGTTATGAATGGGGCCAATCGAAGGATGCTCTGATCCATGCTTCTAACATCGGCTTCCGATTTTTCGCAATTTTTCTCGCGCTTGCAGTTGTGCTTGGACTATTTTTGCTGCAGCCGCAGCACAAGAACGCCAGGGAAGCGGCGAACATGAAGTAG
- a CDS encoding bifunctional transcriptional activator/DNA repair enzyme AdaA, whose product MIPTDRKLLYYQALIDKKSEYEGIFYVGVRTTGVFCRPTCPARKPKFENCEFFETAKEALLASFRPCQRCRPLSHPGHVSELVRKLVNAVEENPEHRWTEEDFRKLCVDASTARRQFKKRFGMTFVEYARARRMGTALKHIRAGGAVIEAQLSAGYESGSGFRDAFSRIMGAAPAHLGNQQILKASWLDTRLGPMIAIADEQALYLLEFIDRRGLEREIERLRRKTKSAVIPGSTPPIDSIEKELHDYFEGKLAEFKTPVKLLGSPFQKKVWDELRKIPPGQTISYGEIASAIGNPNGYRAVAQANGANQLAIVIPCHRVINLNGTLGGYGGGISRKQWLLEHEKNGRAEER is encoded by the coding sequence ATGATACCGACCGACAGGAAACTCTTGTATTATCAAGCGCTCATAGATAAAAAGTCGGAGTATGAAGGCATTTTCTATGTCGGAGTCAGAACGACCGGCGTGTTTTGCCGACCAACCTGTCCGGCGAGAAAACCTAAATTTGAAAACTGCGAATTTTTTGAGACTGCCAAGGAAGCGCTTCTGGCATCGTTTAGGCCCTGCCAACGCTGCCGTCCGCTGTCTCATCCGGGCCATGTCTCGGAGTTGGTTCGCAAGCTGGTCAACGCGGTGGAAGAAAATCCGGAACACCGCTGGACGGAAGAGGACTTCCGAAAATTATGCGTGGATGCCTCCACGGCACGTCGCCAGTTCAAGAAAAGATTCGGAATGACCTTTGTCGAATATGCGAGAGCCAGGCGAATGGGAACGGCCTTGAAGCATATCCGGGCAGGCGGCGCGGTCATCGAAGCGCAGTTGTCCGCAGGTTATGAATCCGGCAGCGGCTTCAGGGATGCGTTTTCGCGCATCATGGGTGCAGCGCCCGCCCACCTGGGCAATCAACAGATTTTAAAAGCATCGTGGTTGGATACGCGTCTCGGCCCGATGATCGCTATCGCTGATGAACAAGCGCTGTATTTACTCGAATTTATAGACCGCAGAGGCTTGGAGCGCGAGATCGAACGTCTGAGAAGGAAAACCAAATCCGCGGTCATTCCGGGCAGCACACCGCCGATCGATTCGATTGAAAAGGAGCTCCATGATTATTTCGAAGGCAAATTAGCGGAATTCAAAACGCCCGTGAAGTTGTTGGGCTCGCCTTTTCAGAAGAAGGTGTGGGATGAACTGCGGAAAATACCGCCGGGTCAGACGATTTCGTATGGCGAAATTGCCTCGGCGATCGGAAATCCGAATGGTTATCGCGCCGTAGCCCAGGCTAATGGAGCCAACCAGTTGGCGATTGTAATTCCATGCCACCGTGTTATCAACTTGAACGGCACCTTGGGCGGTTATGGAGGCGGTATATCCCGAAAACAATGGCTGCTTGAGCATGAGAAAAATGGGAGAGCAGAGGAGAGATAA
- a CDS encoding extracellular solute-binding protein: MSGKQNRNKIVYASLALALAGSVVAGCSSKGAGESGAPSAGSESGSQQPVKITIMANLQTPEVPSDKVLKILEQKTNAQIEIQWVPDGSYDERFQAAFATGTLPQVSYLKNQASFVQMRDPIKNGQFWEIGPYLKDYPNLKNLNPDILKNTAVGGKIYSLYQERQPARSGLIYRKDWADKVGVSEPKTVDDIYNMLKKFKEADLAGGGKTIPLAERNDLVFGAFKTIATLFGTPNGWGVQDGKLVPDFMTKGYMDTMKFFRKLREEGLINQDFPVTSKTDQQNLMYTGKSGLYIGTMGDAKTMQEKTAANVPGAQYDVTNDIKGVDGKTVTWGQSGYGTVVLFPKASVKTEKELKAILAVMDKFYSPEVANLLKYGVEGEHYTLKDGKVLPSTDSKLIEKEARPYLNIALAETTNVTPSYYTVPVAEKANTLSNNAVKFMITDPTAPLDSKTYNEKGARLQDTIKDATYQFMVGKLDEAGFQKAIQKWLSDGGQKIIDEYNAEYKNAAK; the protein is encoded by the coding sequence ATGAGCGGCAAACAAAACCGCAATAAAATTGTATACGCTTCCTTGGCGCTTGCGCTCGCGGGATCAGTCGTTGCCGGGTGCAGCAGCAAAGGCGCAGGCGAGAGCGGCGCACCGTCCGCCGGTTCCGAAAGCGGCAGCCAGCAGCCGGTCAAAATAACGATCATGGCCAACTTGCAGACGCCGGAGGTTCCTTCGGATAAGGTTCTGAAAATATTGGAGCAAAAAACGAATGCGCAGATCGAGATTCAATGGGTTCCCGACGGCTCCTATGACGAACGTTTTCAGGCTGCCTTCGCGACGGGCACGCTGCCGCAGGTTTCCTATCTTAAAAACCAGGCTTCCTTCGTACAAATGCGCGACCCGATCAAAAACGGCCAATTTTGGGAAATCGGCCCTTACCTGAAGGACTACCCGAACCTGAAAAACTTGAACCCGGACATTTTGAAAAATACCGCGGTCGGAGGCAAAATTTATTCGCTGTACCAGGAGAGGCAGCCGGCCCGCTCCGGGCTCATTTACCGCAAGGACTGGGCGGATAAAGTCGGCGTTTCCGAGCCGAAAACGGTGGACGACATCTACAACATGCTGAAGAAGTTCAAGGAAGCCGATCTCGCCGGCGGCGGTAAAACGATTCCGCTCGCGGAGCGCAACGATTTGGTGTTCGGCGCTTTCAAAACGATCGCGACCTTATTCGGCACGCCGAACGGGTGGGGAGTTCAGGACGGCAAGCTGGTGCCCGATTTTATGACCAAAGGGTATATGGATACGATGAAATTTTTCAGGAAGCTTCGCGAGGAAGGTTTGATCAATCAGGACTTCCCCGTTACAAGCAAGACGGACCAGCAGAACCTGATGTACACCGGCAAATCCGGATTGTATATCGGCACGATGGGCGACGCGAAAACGATGCAGGAGAAGACGGCGGCCAACGTGCCGGGAGCGCAGTATGATGTGACGAACGATATTAAAGGCGTCGACGGCAAAACGGTCACATGGGGCCAGTCCGGCTACGGCACGGTGGTGCTGTTCCCGAAAGCTTCCGTGAAAACGGAGAAGGAATTGAAGGCCATTTTGGCGGTGATGGACAAGTTTTACTCTCCCGAGGTGGCCAACCTGCTGAAATACGGAGTGGAGGGCGAGCACTATACGCTCAAGGACGGTAAAGTGCTGCCGTCGACGGACAGCAAGCTGATCGAAAAAGAAGCGAGACCGTATCTGAACATCGCGCTCGCCGAAACGACCAATGTAACGCCTTCCTATTACACGGTTCCGGTTGCAGAGAAGGCCAACACTTTGTCCAACAATGCGGTCAAATTTATGATTACCGATCCGACTGCGCCGCTCGATTCGAAAACGTACAACGAGAAAGGCGCCAGATTGCAGGATACGATTAAAGACGCCACCTATCAGTTCATGGTAGGCAAGCTCGACGAGGCGGGCTTCCAGAAGGCGATTCAAAAATGGCTGAGCGACGGCGGGCAGAAGATCATCGACGAGTACAATGCGGAGTATAAAAACGCAGCGAAGTAA
- a CDS encoding DUF421 domain-containing protein, whose product METAWIWKSSLLVIAGMVLLRIAGRKSISQMSVATSVIMISIGTTIVQPIANNHMWIAIGSAAIFIVALLLVEYLQLKINWVEKLLGGRSQVVIENGRLVEKNMRSMRLTVDQLEMRLREKGIANIGDVKTATLEPNGQLGYELMRHAKPVTIGELERILGLTSPKTAEQGGLFQEVSLLHHPKPVDPHLH is encoded by the coding sequence ATGGAAACAGCATGGATTTGGAAGTCCAGCCTTTTGGTCATCGCAGGTATGGTGCTGCTGCGCATTGCCGGAAGAAAATCGATCTCGCAAATGAGTGTCGCCACGTCCGTTATCATGATCTCCATCGGAACGACCATCGTTCAACCGATCGCCAACAATCACATGTGGATAGCGATTGGCTCGGCGGCGATCTTCATCGTCGCGCTTTTATTGGTCGAATATTTGCAGTTAAAGATCAATTGGGTCGAAAAGCTTTTGGGAGGAAGATCCCAGGTCGTTATCGAGAACGGGCGTCTCGTCGAAAAAAATATGCGGAGCATGCGCCTTACCGTCGACCAACTGGAGATGAGGCTCAGAGAGAAGGGGATCGCGAATATCGGCGATGTCAAAACCGCTACGCTTGAGCCCAACGGTCAGTTGGGATACGAATTGATGCGGCACGCCAAGCCGGTTACCATCGGGGAATTGGAGCGCATTCTCGGCTTGACATCGCCAAAAACCGCAGAGCAAGGCGGTCTGTTCCAGGAAGTAAGCTTGCTCCACCACCCGAAGCCTGTCGATCCTCACCTGCATTAG
- the speD gene encoding adenosylmethionine decarboxylase codes for MKLTMEQRIALHGFNNLTKTLSFNMYDICYTKTKEEREAYLEYIDEQYNAERLTSILKNVSDIIGAHVLNISKQDYEPQGASVTMLVSEGPIAGVPSESFDESPGPVMQSVVAHMDKSHITVHTYPEYHPDEGISTFRADIDVSTCGEISPLKALNFLISSFDTDIMTMDYRVRGFTRDIKGHKLFIDHEISSIQNYIPDDIKSLYDMIDVNVYQENIFHTKCRLRKFDLNNYLFGYTKEALTEEEQRLITESLQWEMDEIFYGKNIM; via the coding sequence GTGAAACTGACGATGGAACAGCGGATCGCATTGCATGGCTTCAATAACCTGACCAAAACGTTAAGCTTCAATATGTATGATATCTGTTATACGAAAACGAAAGAAGAACGGGAAGCTTATCTGGAATATATCGATGAGCAGTACAATGCGGAAAGGTTAACCTCCATTTTAAAAAATGTGTCCGATATTATCGGCGCCCATGTGCTGAACATTTCCAAGCAGGATTACGAGCCCCAGGGCGCGAGTGTGACCATGCTGGTGTCGGAAGGGCCGATCGCCGGCGTCCCTTCGGAATCTTTCGACGAATCGCCGGGACCTGTTATGCAATCGGTTGTAGCGCATATGGACAAGAGCCATATTACCGTTCACACTTATCCGGAGTATCATCCGGACGAAGGGATCAGCACGTTCAGAGCGGACATCGACGTGTCCACCTGCGGAGAGATCTCACCGCTGAAAGCGCTGAATTTCCTGATCAGCTCGTTTGATACGGATATTATGACGATGGATTACCGGGTTCGGGGTTTCACCAGAGACATTAAAGGCCACAAGCTGTTTATAGACCACGAAATCAGCTCGATCCAAAACTATATTCCGGATGACATCAAAAGCCTTTACGACATGATCGACGTCAATGTGTATCAGGAGAACATTTTTCATACGAAATGCAGGCTCAGGAAATTCGATCTGAACAATTATTTGTTCGGGTACACCAAGGAGGCGTTAACCGAGGAGGAGCAGCGGCTCATTACCGAGAGTTTGCAATGGGAGATGGACGAAATCTTTTACGGCAAAAATATAATGTAA
- a CDS encoding ABC transporter permease — protein sequence METKQRNFLGIAMVIPSFLILLLVVVIPIVLAVQESFKDEQTGAFTFGNYAFLFADKFMRRNIGYTLNLTIVSVVLVIFISYVLAMYLRFNQGRIAEWIRRLYFIPMFIPSVIGTYGIISMYSNHGWLARFVMLLGGEQFPKIIYSYSGLVLANLWFNIPFTTMMLSSALASIPNSIVESAKDAGAGRMQILLRFIIPLSYKTMLVAVTFVFMGIIGSFTAPFLIGPNAPQVLGVAMEQLFGVYKEIGKTSATAVFMFVLCSFMGYFYIRSMISEERQ from the coding sequence ATGGAGACGAAACAGCGTAACTTTTTGGGGATAGCGATGGTTATCCCCTCTTTTCTCATCCTGCTGCTCGTTGTCGTCATTCCGATCGTGTTGGCCGTGCAGGAAAGCTTCAAGGATGAGCAGACCGGCGCGTTTACATTCGGCAACTATGCGTTTTTGTTTGCCGACAAGTTCATGCGCCGCAACATTGGGTATACGCTCAATCTGACGATCGTTTCCGTCGTCCTTGTCATTTTCATCTCCTACGTGCTGGCGATGTATTTGCGGTTTAACCAGGGGCGGATTGCCGAATGGATAAGGCGGCTTTATTTTATCCCGATGTTCATTCCGTCCGTCATCGGCACGTACGGGATCATTTCGATGTACAGCAATCACGGCTGGCTCGCCCGCTTCGTCATGCTGCTCGGCGGCGAGCAGTTTCCGAAGATCATCTACAGCTACAGCGGCCTCGTGCTCGCGAACCTGTGGTTCAACATCCCGTTCACGACGATGATGCTCAGCTCGGCGCTCGCCAGCATCCCGAATTCGATCGTCGAAAGCGCGAAGGACGCCGGCGCGGGGCGGATGCAAATTTTGCTCCGCTTCATTATCCCTCTGTCGTACAAAACGATGCTCGTCGCCGTTACGTTTGTGTTCATGGGCATCATCGGCAGCTTCACCGCCCCGTTTCTGATCGGCCCGAATGCGCCCCAGGTGCTCGGCGTCGCGATGGAACAGCTGTTCGGCGTTTACAAGGAAATCGGCAAAACAAGCGCCACCGCCGTGTTTATGTTCGTGCTTTGCTCGTTTATGGGGTACTTTTATATACGGAGTATGATCAGCGAGGAGCGGCAGTAA